In Jatrophihabitans endophyticus, one DNA window encodes the following:
- a CDS encoding esterase/lipase family protein: MRKDEMRDAGTLAGTTLHEVAGTARDVHRAVADRLFGLAGRPGAAIKLAHDGIAAIAYGSTRLGVRYLPPAVGMIAGAVQDPTAESVHDHRTGRSVLGAISGIVGDRMAVESAAVAPQMRMRLGSGPLRRVAGNVAHDARSASVPVGGRLVVFVHGLCESDLCWSWAAERRWGDRTATYGSKLHDDDGWTPLYVNFNTGLHISGNGLEFAEQLEELVAGWPVRVTEIALIGHSLGGLVARSAAHQGHELGHAWVGRLRHIVGLGTPHLGAPLERYVNRGTHRLARRPETRPFAALLNQRSVGIKDLRHGSVVEADWLDFEADDPTDNCTPASLVPGVAYSMVSATLSREPDGIFAHDLLVQHGSAHGVGAVRSIAFEADRSHTIAGGKHHFDLLADATVYDKVRGWLAGGDGAAAPVDSPRTTSGERRRSRSSRPRT; this comes from the coding sequence GTGCGCAAGGACGAGATGCGGGACGCGGGCACGCTCGCCGGAACCACGCTGCACGAGGTCGCGGGCACCGCGCGCGACGTCCACCGGGCCGTGGCCGACCGGTTGTTCGGGCTCGCCGGTCGGCCGGGCGCGGCTATCAAGCTGGCGCACGACGGCATCGCCGCGATCGCCTACGGCAGCACCCGTCTCGGGGTGAGGTACCTGCCGCCCGCCGTCGGGATGATCGCGGGCGCGGTGCAGGACCCGACGGCGGAGTCCGTCCACGACCACCGCACCGGCCGTTCGGTGCTCGGCGCGATCAGCGGCATCGTCGGCGACCGGATGGCCGTCGAGTCCGCCGCGGTCGCCCCGCAGATGCGCATGCGGCTCGGCAGCGGCCCGCTGCGGCGCGTCGCCGGCAACGTCGCCCACGACGCCCGCTCGGCGAGCGTCCCGGTCGGCGGCCGCCTCGTCGTCTTCGTGCACGGGCTGTGCGAGTCCGACCTCTGCTGGTCCTGGGCCGCGGAGCGGCGGTGGGGCGACCGCACCGCCACGTACGGCTCCAAGCTGCACGACGACGACGGCTGGACGCCGCTCTACGTGAACTTCAACACCGGCCTGCACATCTCCGGCAACGGCCTCGAGTTCGCCGAGCAGCTCGAGGAGCTGGTGGCGGGGTGGCCGGTCCGCGTCACCGAGATCGCGCTGATCGGCCACTCGCTCGGCGGTCTGGTCGCGCGCAGCGCGGCACACCAGGGGCACGAGCTCGGCCACGCCTGGGTCGGGCGACTGCGCCACATCGTCGGCCTCGGCACGCCCCACCTCGGGGCACCGCTCGAGCGCTACGTCAACCGCGGGACGCACCGGCTCGCCCGCCGGCCGGAGACCCGCCCGTTCGCCGCCCTGCTCAACCAGCGCAGCGTCGGGATCAAGGACCTGCGTCACGGCTCCGTCGTCGAGGCCGACTGGCTCGACTTCGAGGCCGACGACCCGACCGACAACTGCACGCCGGCCTCGCTCGTGCCCGGCGTCGCCTACTCCATGGTGTCGGCGACGCTGTCGCGCGAGCCCGACGGGATCTTCGCCCACGACCTGCTCGTGCAGCACGGCAGCGCGCACGGCGTGGGGGCGGTCCGCTCCATCGCGTTCGAAGCCGACCGCTCCCACACGATCGCCGGGGGCAAGCACCACTTCGACCTGCTCGCCGACGCGACGGTCTACGACAAGGTGCGGGGCTGGCTCGCCGGGGGCGACGGCGCCGCCGCCCCGGTCGACTCCCCGCGGACGACGAGCGGTGAGCGGCGTCGGTCACGGTCGTCTCGACCGAGGACCTGA
- a CDS encoding YbhB/YbcL family Raf kinase inhibitor-like protein, with the protein MSRNPYADLPEVPSFDVTSTDVADGRPLADPQVSGVMGAGGEDASPQLSWSGAPEGTKSYAVTVYDPDAPTASGFWHWAVFDIPASVTELPTNASKDGLPDGAVQLNNDGGFAGYVGAAPPAGHGPHHYYVVVHAVDVERLDIPAEGSCAFLGFNLFSHSLGRATLVPTYEVQG; encoded by the coding sequence GTGAGCCGCAACCCCTACGCCGACCTCCCCGAGGTCCCGAGCTTCGACGTCACCAGCACCGACGTCGCGGACGGCCGCCCGCTGGCCGACCCGCAGGTGTCGGGGGTGATGGGCGCCGGTGGCGAGGACGCCTCGCCGCAGCTGTCGTGGTCCGGCGCGCCCGAGGGCACCAAGAGCTACGCCGTCACCGTGTACGACCCGGACGCCCCCACCGCCAGCGGCTTCTGGCACTGGGCGGTGTTCGACATCCCCGCCTCGGTCACCGAGCTGCCCACGAACGCGAGCAAGGACGGCCTGCCCGACGGGGCCGTGCAGCTGAACAACGACGGCGGTTTCGCCGGTTACGTCGGCGCCGCGCCGCCGGCCGGGCACGGCCCGCACCACTACTACGTGGTGGTCCACGCCGTGGACGTCGAGCGCCTGGACATCCCGGCCGAGGGGTCCTGCGCGTTCCTCGGCTTCAACCTCTTCAGCCACTCGCTCGGCCGCGCCACGCTCGTCCCGACGTACGAGGTGCAGGGATGA
- a CDS encoding S-(hydroxymethyl)mycothiol dehydrogenase: MSQHVNGVIARAKGAPVEVVTIVVPDPGPGEALVKVEACGVCHTDLHYREGGINDEFPFLLGHEAAGTVEAVGEGVTDVAPGDFVILNWRAVCGECRACKRGEPQYCFATHNATQRMTLEDGTELSPALGIGAFCEKTLVAAGQCTKVDSSAPATAAGLLGCGVMAGVGAAINTGGVKRGQSIAVIGCGGVGAAAIAGARIVGAAKIIAIDFDDRKLGLAEEFGATHTINSKDLDLDGVVAAVQDLTGGFGADVVVEAVGRPETYQQAFYARDLAGTVVLVGVPNPEMTLELPLIDVFGRGGALKSSWYGDCLPSRDFPLLIDLFQQGRFPLDKFVTETIGIGDVEAAFDKMHRGEVLRSVVTLP; the protein is encoded by the coding sequence ATGAGCCAGCACGTCAACGGGGTGATCGCCCGCGCGAAGGGCGCCCCCGTCGAGGTCGTCACGATCGTCGTGCCGGACCCCGGGCCGGGCGAGGCCCTGGTGAAGGTCGAGGCGTGCGGGGTCTGCCACACCGACCTGCACTACCGCGAGGGCGGCATCAACGACGAGTTCCCGTTCCTGCTCGGTCACGAGGCGGCCGGGACCGTCGAGGCGGTGGGCGAGGGCGTCACCGACGTCGCGCCCGGGGACTTCGTCATCCTGAACTGGCGCGCCGTGTGCGGCGAGTGCCGCGCCTGCAAGCGCGGCGAGCCGCAGTACTGCTTCGCCACCCACAACGCCACGCAGAGGATGACGCTCGAGGACGGCACCGAGCTCTCCCCCGCGCTCGGCATCGGCGCGTTCTGCGAGAAGACGCTCGTCGCCGCCGGGCAGTGCACCAAGGTCGACTCGTCGGCGCCGGCCACCGCGGCCGGACTGCTCGGCTGCGGCGTCATGGCCGGCGTCGGGGCCGCGATCAACACCGGCGGCGTGAAGCGCGGGCAGAGCATCGCCGTCATCGGCTGCGGCGGGGTCGGGGCGGCGGCGATCGCCGGAGCCCGCATCGTCGGTGCGGCGAAGATCATCGCCATCGACTTCGACGACCGGAAGCTCGGCCTGGCCGAGGAGTTCGGCGCCACCCACACCATCAACTCCAAGGACCTCGACCTGGACGGCGTCGTCGCCGCCGTCCAGGACCTCACCGGTGGTTTCGGGGCCGACGTCGTCGTCGAGGCGGTCGGCCGGCCCGAGACCTACCAGCAGGCCTTCTACGCCCGCGACCTCGCCGGCACCGTGGTGCTCGTCGGTGTGCCCAATCCCGAGATGACCCTCGAGCTGCCGCTGATCGACGTCTTCGGCCGCGGCGGCGCGCTCAAGTCGTCCTGGTACGGCGACTGCCTGCCGTCGCGCGACTTCCCGCTGCTGATCGACCTGTTCCAGCAGGGCCGCTTCCCGCTCGACAAGTTCGTCACCGAGACGATCGGCATCGGCGACGTCGAGGCAGCCTTCGACAAGATGCACCGCGGCGAGGTGCTGCGTTCGGTGGTGACGCTGCCGTGA
- a CDS encoding MBL fold metallo-hydrolase: MTARIDHTTTSGTFSLDGGTWDVENNVWVVGDDEQCVVIDAPHDAAPIAELIGERTLLAVLCTHAHDDHVTVAPELADRFAAPVYLHPDDVELWRMTYPEGEFFPLADGQTFPVAGIELEVVHTPGHAPGAVCFRAADLDAVFTGDTLFQGGPGATGRSYSDFDTIVASIRSRLLTLPPATVVHTGHGPDTTIGDEAAGADGWTKPE, translated from the coding sequence GTGACCGCGCGCATCGACCACACCACCACCAGCGGCACCTTCAGCCTCGACGGCGGGACGTGGGACGTCGAGAACAACGTGTGGGTCGTCGGCGACGACGAGCAGTGCGTGGTGATCGACGCCCCGCACGACGCCGCCCCGATCGCCGAGCTGATCGGCGAGCGGACGCTCCTCGCCGTCCTGTGCACGCACGCCCACGACGATCACGTGACGGTCGCGCCCGAGCTGGCCGACCGGTTCGCGGCACCGGTGTACCTGCACCCCGACGACGTCGAGCTGTGGCGCATGACCTACCCGGAGGGCGAGTTCTTCCCGCTCGCGGACGGTCAGACCTTCCCGGTGGCCGGCATCGAGCTCGAGGTCGTCCACACCCCCGGGCACGCGCCGGGCGCGGTCTGTTTCCGGGCGGCCGACCTCGACGCGGTCTTCACCGGTGACACCCTGTTCCAGGGCGGCCCCGGCGCGACCGGGCGGTCGTACTCGGACTTCGACACCATCGTCGCGTCCATCCGATCCCGGCTGCTCACCCTGCCGCCGGCGACGGTCGTCCACACCGGCCACGGCCCGGACACCACCATCGGCGACGAGGCGGCCGGCGCCGACGGGTGGACCAAGCCCGAGTAG
- a CDS encoding MFS transporter has protein sequence MTGAAPFGRRTGWAGVSLVGLAFVVAMLGTTLPTPLYPKYAVQFGFDELVTTVVFATYAVGVTGGLLLFGHWSDQLGRRPLLLLGLALSALSAGAFLLPGALGWLFVGRLLSGVSAGIFTGTATATIVDLAPERGRARAGLVAAAVNMGGLGLGPLLAGVLTQYAPLPLRLCFVVDLGLVVLATACVLATREPVERARRPRLAPRALHVPPELRAAFTRAAVAGFAGFAVLGLFTAVSPAFLGDVLGQHNAAVVGAVVLCIFAGSVGGQTQSDRLGLDRALPVGCGALIAGMVLVGTSLAAEQLVLLVAGALVAGYGQGLSFRAGLGSVAGASPADERGAITSTFFVVLYVGIAVPVIGEGALAAGVGLVPAGLVFAGLVAALAATALVLVVRARD, from the coding sequence GTGACGGGGGCCGCCCCGTTCGGCCGGCGCACCGGATGGGCCGGCGTCTCCCTCGTCGGCCTGGCCTTCGTCGTCGCCATGCTGGGGACGACCCTGCCCACGCCGCTGTATCCGAAGTACGCGGTGCAGTTCGGCTTCGACGAGCTCGTCACGACCGTCGTCTTCGCGACGTACGCCGTCGGCGTGACCGGTGGGCTGCTGCTGTTCGGGCACTGGTCAGACCAGCTCGGCCGGCGTCCGCTGCTGCTGCTCGGGCTCGCGCTGTCGGCGCTGTCCGCCGGCGCCTTCCTGCTGCCCGGAGCGCTGGGCTGGCTGTTCGTGGGACGGCTGCTGTCGGGGGTGTCGGCCGGCATCTTCACCGGCACCGCCACCGCCACGATCGTCGACCTCGCCCCGGAGCGGGGCCGCGCCCGGGCCGGCCTCGTCGCGGCCGCGGTCAACATGGGCGGCCTGGGCCTGGGCCCGCTGCTGGCCGGGGTGCTCACGCAATACGCGCCGCTGCCGTTGCGGCTGTGCTTCGTCGTCGATCTCGGCCTCGTCGTGCTCGCCACGGCCTGCGTGCTCGCGACCCGCGAGCCCGTCGAGCGGGCTCGGCGGCCCCGGCTCGCACCGCGTGCGCTGCACGTGCCGCCCGAGCTGCGGGCCGCGTTCACCCGCGCGGCGGTCGCGGGATTCGCCGGCTTCGCCGTGCTCGGACTGTTCACCGCCGTGTCGCCCGCCTTCCTGGGCGACGTGCTGGGGCAGCACAACGCGGCCGTGGTCGGGGCCGTGGTGCTGTGCATCTTCGCGGGGTCGGTCGGGGGCCAGACGCAGTCGGACCGCCTCGGGCTCGACCGCGCGCTGCCCGTGGGGTGCGGCGCGCTCATCGCCGGCATGGTGCTGGTCGGCACGAGCCTCGCCGCCGAGCAGCTGGTCCTCCTCGTCGCGGGCGCGCTGGTCGCCGGCTACGGACAGGGCCTCAGCTTCCGCGCCGGGCTGGGATCGGTCGCCGGGGCGAGCCCGGCCGACGAACGCGGCGCGATCACCTCGACGTTCTTCGTCGTGCTCTACGTCGGCATCGCCGTCCCGGTCATCGGCGAGGGCGCCCTCGCCGCCGGCGTGGGCCTCGTCCCGGCCGGCCTCGTCTTCGCGGGGCTGGTGGCCGCGCTCGCCGCGACCGCGCTCGTGCTGGTCGTCCGCGCCCGCGACTGA
- a CDS encoding aldo/keto reductase, translating to MVDTELANHRSGTFEIGDRTVHRLGFGAMRLTGPGIWGEPADREECVRVVRRAVELGVDFIDTADSYGPHVSEEIIREALHPYPEHVLVATKAGLTRHGPDIWQPVGRPEYLRQQCELSLRRLGVERIDLFQLHRIDSSVPAEDQVGELKKLQDEGKIGAIGLSEVTVEQIDAAREVAEIATVQNLYNLTERKSEDIVDYCTREGIGFIPWFPIAAGELAKPGGPVDEIAKDLGATHSQVALAWLLARAQIVLPIPGTSSVAHLEENVDAAGVRLTREQVAELTGAGE from the coding sequence ATGGTCGACACCGAGCTCGCCAACCACCGCTCCGGGACGTTCGAGATCGGGGACAGGACCGTCCACCGGCTCGGCTTCGGCGCGATGCGGCTCACCGGTCCCGGTATCTGGGGTGAGCCCGCCGATCGCGAGGAGTGCGTCCGGGTGGTCCGACGCGCGGTCGAGCTGGGCGTCGACTTCATCGACACCGCCGACTCCTACGGCCCGCACGTCAGCGAGGAGATCATCCGCGAGGCGCTGCACCCGTACCCCGAGCACGTCCTTGTCGCGACCAAGGCGGGTCTGACCCGGCACGGTCCCGACATCTGGCAGCCGGTCGGGCGTCCGGAGTACCTGCGCCAGCAGTGCGAGCTCAGCCTACGGCGGCTCGGCGTCGAGCGCATCGACCTGTTCCAGCTGCACCGCATCGACTCGTCGGTGCCGGCCGAGGACCAGGTGGGCGAGCTGAAGAAGCTGCAGGACGAGGGCAAGATCGGCGCCATCGGCCTGTCGGAGGTGACGGTCGAGCAGATCGACGCGGCCCGTGAGGTCGCCGAGATCGCGACCGTGCAGAACCTCTACAACCTCACCGAGCGCAAGTCCGAGGACATCGTGGACTACTGCACACGCGAGGGCATCGGGTTCATCCCGTGGTTCCCGATCGCCGCGGGCGAGCTCGCCAAGCCGGGCGGTCCGGTCGACGAGATCGCCAAGGACCTCGGTGCCACGCATTCGCAGGTCGCGCTCGCGTGGCTGCTGGCCCGCGCGCAGATCGTGTTGCCGATCCCGGGGACCTCCTCGGTCGCCCACCTCGAGGAGAACGTCGACGCGGCCGGCGTGCGGTTGACCCGTGAGCAGGTGGCGGAGCTGACCGGCGCCGGGGAGTGA
- a CDS encoding MarR family winged helix-turn-helix transcriptional regulator yields MTDLPQAGLAEDASLALEDQLCFALYAASRAMTARYRPVLDELGLTYPQYLVMIVLWDDGTSTVSHIGERLRLDSGTLSPLLKRLEARELIRRARRTDDERSVDISLTDAGLALRDRAQFVPQRISRLLSDIDISRLRGQLRTLENRLADLT; encoded by the coding sequence ATGACGGACCTACCGCAGGCCGGACTCGCCGAGGATGCGTCCCTGGCCCTCGAGGACCAGCTCTGCTTCGCACTGTACGCCGCGAGCCGGGCCATGACCGCGCGCTACCGCCCGGTCCTGGACGAGCTCGGTCTGACGTATCCACAGTACCTCGTCATGATCGTCCTCTGGGACGACGGGACCTCGACGGTGAGCCACATCGGCGAACGGCTGCGGCTGGACTCGGGCACGCTGTCGCCGCTGCTCAAGCGGCTCGAGGCGCGCGAGCTCATCCGCCGCGCCCGGCGCACCGACGACGAGCGCTCGGTCGACATCTCCCTCACCGACGCGGGCCTCGCGCTGCGCGACCGCGCGCAGTTCGTGCCCCAGCGCATCAGCCGACTGCTGTCCGACATCGACATCAGCCGACTGCGAGGGCAGCTTCGCACGCTGGAGAACAGGCTGGCCGACCTCACCTGA
- a CDS encoding OsmC family peroxiredoxin: protein MPTRTARTAWNGGLQDGSGQVELTSSKVGTYDVSFPKRAADDAGGTTSPEELIAAAHSSCYAMQLSALLAEAGGTPQSLDVTADVSLGPDPAGGFRLTGITLTVRGEVDGLDADGFAKAADAAKAGCPVSKALTGVEITLDAALES, encoded by the coding sequence ATGCCCACCCGTACCGCACGCACCGCCTGGAACGGCGGACTCCAGGACGGCTCCGGCCAGGTCGAGCTCACCAGCTCGAAGGTCGGCACCTACGACGTGTCGTTCCCCAAGCGCGCGGCCGACGACGCCGGCGGCACCACCAGCCCCGAGGAGCTCATCGCCGCGGCCCACTCGTCCTGCTACGCGATGCAGCTCTCCGCCCTGCTCGCCGAGGCCGGCGGCACGCCGCAGTCGCTCGACGTCACCGCCGACGTGTCGCTGGGGCCGGACCCCGCCGGCGGCTTCCGCCTCACCGGCATCACGCTCACCGTGCGTGGTGAGGTCGACGGCCTCGACGCCGACGGCTTCGCGAAGGCAGCCGACGCCGCCAAGGCCGGCTGCCCGGTGAGCAAGGCCCTCACCGGCGTCGAGATCACGCTGGACGCCGCGCTCGAGAGCTGA